A genomic region of Nostoc sp. UHCC 0702 contains the following coding sequences:
- a CDS encoding GAF domain-containing protein, translating into MNKHLSLPPQCPDDLERLQPYPVKLMQHQEQPGHELAQKINHIIANNSATALMLQDIAQLLGVAFKVDCCCLVTVTSEVSGEATAANWCSDEYLGMPHSSEMFSMEQLLMHVPVVQCAAEPLTIEDISTIQNSLVVGCQSLPLPIKAVLAIPARFGGKNNGVISLIKFQAHDWSASEKQLLKAVESSCAIAFSQVAQTQLIAIQQQYLHKTNQHQSLIKQLTILSRTNLELNQMLQVAIASTAESLQADRGLLILLKYTDPLFRIQPKKQIPKAKATVVGEWSRDSQIYRTSQPDSLEQSFLLGDCGLCQRVFTDSGKSVVINDYTELQDTSTVTPLFAIEALPAVLLMPLENQGKVLGFLVLQQAVPRSWQTAELNLVEMVCAQVSNAIIQSQTLRQVQTVVDERTAKLKSSLELQAKLHERTRQYVEQLRELNELKDEFMSNMSDRLRYPLTNMLLSIKNLRWPGITPERHTLYLDILEKECTKEKNLIDDLLKLQKLESQQESLQLETIDLNTKIQELGTSFEKRLVDKGLSVTIDLPEEPLKLKTELESFDRILQELLNNAYTYSERDTTVHLQATHQVEQLVDQVMIKVTNTGRGISEEEATYIFDRFRRGRGGRWTPGTGLGLALVKSLVQHLNGSISVESIPISNSQLSEICFTLTLPQFSDESKP; encoded by the coding sequence ATGAACAAGCATTTATCATTGCCGCCACAGTGCCCGGATGACCTAGAGCGACTACAACCATACCCAGTCAAGCTGATGCAGCATCAGGAACAACCAGGCCACGAGTTGGCACAAAAGATTAACCACATCATTGCCAATAATTCAGCCACGGCACTGATGCTGCAAGATATTGCCCAATTGTTGGGAGTTGCTTTCAAAGTAGACTGCTGCTGCTTAGTTACAGTTACGAGTGAGGTGTCGGGCGAAGCGACTGCCGCTAATTGGTGTTCTGATGAGTATTTAGGAATGCCTCACTCAAGTGAGATGTTTTCTATGGAACAGTTACTCATGCACGTACCAGTAGTCCAATGCGCTGCTGAACCACTGACTATAGAAGACATTTCGACCATTCAAAATAGTTTAGTAGTTGGATGCCAATCCTTACCACTACCGATAAAAGCAGTTTTGGCGATTCCTGCACGGTTTGGGGGTAAAAATAACGGCGTCATTAGTCTGATCAAATTCCAAGCCCATGATTGGAGTGCGTCAGAAAAACAACTGCTAAAAGCGGTAGAGTCATCTTGTGCGATCGCTTTTTCCCAAGTAGCGCAAACACAGCTAATTGCCATTCAACAACAGTATTTGCACAAAACCAATCAACATCAAAGCTTGATCAAGCAATTAACAATACTGAGTCGTACCAACCTGGAGTTGAATCAGATGCTCCAGGTAGCGATCGCTTCTACTGCGGAATCTCTACAGGCAGATCGGGGTTTGCTGATCCTGCTGAAATATACAGATCCACTATTTAGGATTCAACCGAAAAAACAAATTCCCAAAGCCAAAGCTACTGTTGTTGGGGAATGGAGTCGGGATTCACAAATTTACCGCACTAGTCAACCAGACAGTTTGGAGCAATCTTTCTTGCTTGGAGATTGCGGTTTATGCCAGCGTGTTTTTACTGACTCTGGAAAATCTGTAGTCATCAATGACTATACAGAGCTACAGGATACATCAACAGTGACGCCATTGTTTGCAATTGAGGCCTTGCCTGCGGTGCTGTTAATGCCATTAGAAAATCAAGGCAAAGTTTTAGGATTTTTGGTGCTACAGCAAGCAGTTCCTCGCAGTTGGCAAACAGCAGAATTAAATCTTGTGGAAATGGTCTGCGCCCAAGTCAGCAATGCCATCATTCAATCACAGACTTTGCGACAAGTACAAACTGTAGTAGATGAACGGACAGCGAAACTCAAAAGCAGTCTGGAACTCCAAGCCAAATTGCATGAGAGAACAAGGCAATATGTTGAACAACTGCGGGAACTCAACGAACTCAAAGATGAGTTTATGAGCAACATGAGCGATCGCCTACGCTACCCACTGACAAATATGCTGTTGTCAATCAAAAATTTACGCTGGCCAGGAATCACGCCAGAACGTCATACTCTATACCTAGATATTTTAGAAAAAGAATGTACCAAAGAAAAAAATTTAATCGATGACTTGCTAAAACTCCAGAAACTTGAGTCTCAGCAGGAGAGTCTACAGCTGGAAACAATTGATTTAAATACCAAAATTCAGGAGTTAGGAACATCCTTTGAGAAAAGACTGGTAGATAAAGGATTAAGTGTAACCATAGATTTACCAGAAGAGCCGTTAAAACTAAAAACTGAACTAGAGAGTTTTGATCGCATTTTACAAGAATTATTAAATAACGCTTATACTTACTCGGAGCGTGACACCACAGTTCACTTACAAGCCACTCACCAAGTCGAGCAACTTGTGGATCAAGTTATGATTAAGGTGACTAACACAGGACGTGGCATCTCCGAAGAAGAGGCAACCTACATATTTGATAGGTTCCGTCGCGGTAGAGGAGGACGTTGGACACCAGGGACTGGCCTGGGGCTGGCTTTAGTCAAATCCTTAGTACAGCATCTCAATGGATCAATCTCTGTTGAGAGTATTCCCATCTCAAACTCTCAATTGAGCGAAATTTGCTTCACCCTCACTCTGCCTCAATTTTCTGACGAAAGCAAACCATAA